The following proteins come from a genomic window of Gopherus flavomarginatus isolate rGopFla2 chromosome 22, rGopFla2.mat.asm, whole genome shotgun sequence:
- the OSCP1 gene encoding protein OSCP1 isoform X2: MSARTLPLLFLNLGGEMLYILDQRLRAQSIPGEKARKVMNDIITTMFNKKFMEELFKPQELYSKKALRTVYDRLAHASIMRLNQASMDKLYDLMTMAFKYQVLLCPRPKDILLVTFNHLDAIKDFVRDSPNILNQVDETFRQLIDMYSCLSAGEFQLIRQTLLIFFQDMHIRVSIFLKDKVQNSNGRFVLPISGPVPWGTEVPGLIRMFNCNGDEVKRVEFTNGGNYISPQREGSFDLYGDRVLKLGTNMYSVSRPVETHMSGASKSLASHTKENAAPNPLAKEELNFLARLMGGLEIKKPNGSEPGFRLNLFTTDEDEEYAALTRPEELSYKVINIQATQDQQQNEELARIMGEFEVTDQPRQSTSKGDDLLAMMDEL, translated from the exons ATGTCGGCCCGCACGCTGCCGCTGCTCTTCCTCAACCTGGGCGGCGAGATGCTCTACATCCTGGACCAGCGGCTGCGGGCCCAGAGCATCCCCGGGGAGAAGGCGCGCAAAG TTATGAATGATATCATCACAACCATGTTCAATAAAAAGTTTATGGAGGAGCTGTTTAAACCACAGGAACTCTATTCCAAGAAGGCCCTGAGAACAGTGTATGACCGGCTGGCTCATGCTTCAATCATGAGGCTGAACCAGGCAAGCATGGATAAG CTCTATGATCTTATGACTATGGCTTTCAAATACCAAGTTCTGCTCTGTCCTCGACCCAAAGACATACTGCTAGTCACTTTCAATCATCTGGATGCTATCAAGGATTTTGTACGAGACTCCCCTAATATTCTTAACCAAGTGGATGAAACATTTCGGCAGCTAATCGAT ATGTACAGTTGTCTCTCTGCTGGTGAATTTCAGCTGATCAGGCAAACACTCCTAATTTTCTTTCAGGACATGCACATCAGG GTCTCCATCTTTCTAAAGGATAAAGTACAAAACTCGAATGGTCGCTTTGTGCTGCCTATATCAGGTCCTGTTCCATGGGGAACAGAAGTTCCAGGACTCATCAG gATGTTTAATTGCAATGGAGATGAAGTTAAAAGGGTTGAATTCACCAATGGTGGAAATTATATCAGTCCACAAAGGGAAGGTTCATTTGATCTTTATGGAGACAGAGTGCTTAAGCTGGGGACAAACAT GTACAGTGTTAGTCGGCCAGTAGAGACACATATGTCAGGAGCATCCAAGAGTTTGGCATCCCACACAAAG GAGAATGCAGCCCCTAACCCTCTTGCTAAAGAAGAACTGAACTTTTTGGCTAGACTAATGGGAGGCCTGGAGATCAAGAAACCCAATGGCAGTGAGCCAGGATTCCGATTAAACCTATTCACAACGGATGAGGACGAAGA ATATGCAGCATTGACCAGACCTGAAGAGTTATCTTACAAAGTTATCAACATACAAGCAACCCAG GACCAACAGCAGAATGAGGAGCTGGCTCGAATCATGGGAGAGTTTGAGGTGACAGATCAGCCCAGACAGAGCACAAGCAAGGGAGATGATTTACTGGCCATGATGGATGAATTATGA
- the OSCP1 gene encoding protein OSCP1 isoform X3 has translation MNDIITTMFNKKFMEELFKPQELYSKKALRTVYDRLAHASIMRLNQASMDKLYDLMTMAFKYQVLLCPRPKDILLVTFNHLDAIKDFVRDSPNILNQVDETFRQLIDMYSCLSAGEFQLIRQTLLIFFQDMHIRVSIFLKDKVQNSNGRFVLPISGPVPWGTEVPGLIRMFNCNGDEVKRVEFTNGGNYISPQREGSFDLYGDRVLKLGTNMYSVSRPVETHMSGASKSLASHTKENAAPNPLAKEELNFLARLMGGLEIKKPNGSEPGFRLNLFTTDEDEEYAALTRPEELSYKVINIQATQDQQQNEELARIMGEFEVTDQPRQSTSKGDDLLAMMDEL, from the exons ATGAATGATATCATCACAACCATGTTCAATAAAAAGTTTATGGAGGAGCTGTTTAAACCACAGGAACTCTATTCCAAGAAGGCCCTGAGAACAGTGTATGACCGGCTGGCTCATGCTTCAATCATGAGGCTGAACCAGGCAAGCATGGATAAG CTCTATGATCTTATGACTATGGCTTTCAAATACCAAGTTCTGCTCTGTCCTCGACCCAAAGACATACTGCTAGTCACTTTCAATCATCTGGATGCTATCAAGGATTTTGTACGAGACTCCCCTAATATTCTTAACCAAGTGGATGAAACATTTCGGCAGCTAATCGAT ATGTACAGTTGTCTCTCTGCTGGTGAATTTCAGCTGATCAGGCAAACACTCCTAATTTTCTTTCAGGACATGCACATCAGG GTCTCCATCTTTCTAAAGGATAAAGTACAAAACTCGAATGGTCGCTTTGTGCTGCCTATATCAGGTCCTGTTCCATGGGGAACAGAAGTTCCAGGACTCATCAG gATGTTTAATTGCAATGGAGATGAAGTTAAAAGGGTTGAATTCACCAATGGTGGAAATTATATCAGTCCACAAAGGGAAGGTTCATTTGATCTTTATGGAGACAGAGTGCTTAAGCTGGGGACAAACAT GTACAGTGTTAGTCGGCCAGTAGAGACACATATGTCAGGAGCATCCAAGAGTTTGGCATCCCACACAAAG GAGAATGCAGCCCCTAACCCTCTTGCTAAAGAAGAACTGAACTTTTTGGCTAGACTAATGGGAGGCCTGGAGATCAAGAAACCCAATGGCAGTGAGCCAGGATTCCGATTAAACCTATTCACAACGGATGAGGACGAAGA ATATGCAGCATTGACCAGACCTGAAGAGTTATCTTACAAAGTTATCAACATACAAGCAACCCAG GACCAACAGCAGAATGAGGAGCTGGCTCGAATCATGGGAGAGTTTGAGGTGACAGATCAGCCCAGACAGAGCACAAGCAAGGGAGATGATTTACTGGCCATGATGGATGAATTATGA
- the LSM10 gene encoding U7 snRNA-associated Sm-like protein LSm10, which yields MEISHSVKERTIAENSLVILLQGIHGYVTTVDLRDESTALGRITNVDAFMNIRLAEVTFTDRQGRVSQLDDLFVTGRNVRYVHIPDEVDIKATVEKQLQLIHKVRYFGGRDKGRKEFPTARHK from the coding sequence ATGGAAATCAGCCACTCTGTCAAAGAGCGCACCATTGCTGAGAACAGCCTGGTCATCCTACTCCAAGGTATCCATGGCTATGTCACCACAGTCGATCTCCGCGACGAGAGCACGGCACTGGGCCGCATCACCAATGTGGATGCTTTCATGAACATTCGCCTGGCTGAGGTGACCTTCACAGACAGACAGGGCAGAGTCTCCCAGCTGGATGACCTGTTTGTGACGGGCAGGAATGTCCGCTATGTCCATATCCCTGACGAAGTGGATATCAAGGCCACAGtggagaagcagctgcagctgatcCACAAGGTGCGCTACTTTGGAGGCCGAGACAAAGGGAGAAAGGAATTCCCTACAGCAAGACACAAATAA
- the OSCP1 gene encoding protein OSCP1 isoform X1, producing MSARTLPLLFLNLGGEMLYILDQRLRAQSIPGEKARKDEWTDVDRKRVMNDIITTMFNKKFMEELFKPQELYSKKALRTVYDRLAHASIMRLNQASMDKLYDLMTMAFKYQVLLCPRPKDILLVTFNHLDAIKDFVRDSPNILNQVDETFRQLIDMYSCLSAGEFQLIRQTLLIFFQDMHIRVSIFLKDKVQNSNGRFVLPISGPVPWGTEVPGLIRMFNCNGDEVKRVEFTNGGNYISPQREGSFDLYGDRVLKLGTNMYSVSRPVETHMSGASKSLASHTKENAAPNPLAKEELNFLARLMGGLEIKKPNGSEPGFRLNLFTTDEDEEYAALTRPEELSYKVINIQATQDQQQNEELARIMGEFEVTDQPRQSTSKGDDLLAMMDEL from the exons ATGTCGGCCCGCACGCTGCCGCTGCTCTTCCTCAACCTGGGCGGCGAGATGCTCTACATCCTGGACCAGCGGCTGCGGGCCCAGAGCATCCCCGGGGAGAAGGCGCGCAAAG ATGAATGGACAGATGTGGACAGGAAACGAG TTATGAATGATATCATCACAACCATGTTCAATAAAAAGTTTATGGAGGAGCTGTTTAAACCACAGGAACTCTATTCCAAGAAGGCCCTGAGAACAGTGTATGACCGGCTGGCTCATGCTTCAATCATGAGGCTGAACCAGGCAAGCATGGATAAG CTCTATGATCTTATGACTATGGCTTTCAAATACCAAGTTCTGCTCTGTCCTCGACCCAAAGACATACTGCTAGTCACTTTCAATCATCTGGATGCTATCAAGGATTTTGTACGAGACTCCCCTAATATTCTTAACCAAGTGGATGAAACATTTCGGCAGCTAATCGAT ATGTACAGTTGTCTCTCTGCTGGTGAATTTCAGCTGATCAGGCAAACACTCCTAATTTTCTTTCAGGACATGCACATCAGG GTCTCCATCTTTCTAAAGGATAAAGTACAAAACTCGAATGGTCGCTTTGTGCTGCCTATATCAGGTCCTGTTCCATGGGGAACAGAAGTTCCAGGACTCATCAG gATGTTTAATTGCAATGGAGATGAAGTTAAAAGGGTTGAATTCACCAATGGTGGAAATTATATCAGTCCACAAAGGGAAGGTTCATTTGATCTTTATGGAGACAGAGTGCTTAAGCTGGGGACAAACAT GTACAGTGTTAGTCGGCCAGTAGAGACACATATGTCAGGAGCATCCAAGAGTTTGGCATCCCACACAAAG GAGAATGCAGCCCCTAACCCTCTTGCTAAAGAAGAACTGAACTTTTTGGCTAGACTAATGGGAGGCCTGGAGATCAAGAAACCCAATGGCAGTGAGCCAGGATTCCGATTAAACCTATTCACAACGGATGAGGACGAAGA ATATGCAGCATTGACCAGACCTGAAGAGTTATCTTACAAAGTTATCAACATACAAGCAACCCAG GACCAACAGCAGAATGAGGAGCTGGCTCGAATCATGGGAGAGTTTGAGGTGACAGATCAGCCCAGACAGAGCACAAGCAAGGGAGATGATTTACTGGCCATGATGGATGAATTATGA